ttttttttttttttttttttttttttttcctcaaatattatataatatatatatatatatatatgatataatttgtttttatttatatttcatgtatacaaatatatacctttattatatgtgtacatattttttcttatattcattttatttatatNNNNNNNNNNNNNNNNNNNNNNNNNNNNNNNNNNNNNNNNNNNNNNNNNNNNNNNNNNNNNNNNNNNNNNNNNNNNNNNNNNNNNNNNNNNNNNNNNNNNTTTTTTTTTGTGTCTACATGGTATGTTTTAGTATAATGattcttttaaaaagaacacatttgtaattataataataaatatatatatatatatatatatatatattgtgaaaatataaaaataacttCACAACCGTCATGACACACTACAACAGAAATGTATTATGTCCTCGTGAACTGtcatattaaaatatcaatttaaaaaataggctattaaatatattttattatttatttctatttttttttttcgttaACAACAAAATTTCTATGAATACATACATAATTTTCTTTCAAAtcaaatttaaaataaatggaaattaaagaaaaaacaaaaatacatatatatatatatatatatatatatatatattatattatattaagGTTTCAAAATAAGAtttataattcttataCAAATACTtgaattttaaaaatttttcttcttaaaaaaaatattttggttctttatttttaagatatttaaaatacatatatttttataaaattttgaataaatataaatatatataatataattttttggtaaaacatttttctttattatatttatagtattaaaaatatatatatatcaataattattacataataatacttAAGCTTATAACATTTCccttatattataaatattatatatccatataattacatatatattatgcgtaatataatatatatatatatatatatatatacataatatatatgttattttattttatttatgtttttttatcagtaatattttaaattaaaaaataaattagctacgattaaaaaaaaaaaaaaaaaaaaagtaccAAGAggaaatttaaaaaaatcatttaaatataataagataataataataatatttattttttgcaattaatattttcgtataagtaaaaattataatatatttattttttatatattattaaattgtTGTACAgttctttatttatagaatattttttattttatattaatttttttttttttttttttttgtatgattgtaaaacaaaaataattattatcttttttcgcataatattaatattatattatatatgtttatatcttttactatatgatttaaaatattcttctttgtattctaatatattaaatatatatatatatatatatataatatatatatttatatatatcacatatttatagaagaaggaaaaaaaagaaaaacaaaataataataaaaaaaaaaaaaagaaaagaaaaggcTACACttttatgtatacatatcaataatatgtatatatttaaacaaatatatttaaattagcctttaattatatataattcttttctttttctttcttttttcgtagtgattttttttatttgaatgTGTTTgtaatacatatacataaattattatatgtagttgagtacatataaatacatatatgtaactgtatgtattttttaagtgtacctatatatatatatatatatatatatatatggtaTAATTACACATATAAGTCTTATCtacatatttaaatttttttagCGAATTTCCATTTGTTTAAAATGGATAACCGACATATTTTGTAATGAAGCATTTGTATTTTTGTGTTCAATctaaaagaaaaaaaaacaaaaaaaaaaaaaaagcagaaaaaaaaaaacatttcattttatttattttatgactaaataaaaatatcaatGCTTTTGTTTTAGATAGCTAgccaaaaaaaaagataaaaaataaataaaataaaaaataaggaaataaaacaaaatacacgtatataatttattctATTAAAAAGAGGTGacacacacatataaatataaatatatttatatatatatatatatatatatttatttatttataattatttagttatttgttttcatttatatatatatttatttttatttttcttgATATAAATTTGAATATTGAAGCTAGCTAGCGAAAATGGAAGAAATTATTCTCcatatgattattattgCACCATTAACAAAATGGTTGATTGGATCAAATAGGAGATGGAACCAAGGGAAAAGGGAGTatggtatatatattgcTTTGCTTGTACTATTTTGTGTAGGTATATATGAGTTAAGAAAGCCGAATCAAAATTTGTATGAAGTATTAAATTTGAATGCATATGCTTCAAAAACGGATATACAACAGTCATTTCGAAAAATGTCAAGGATATATCATCcagataaaaataaagaacCTGATTCTTTAGATCGTTTTAATAAGATAAGAGAAGCATATGAAGTCTTATCTAAtgataaaaagaaatatacTTATGATAGATTTGGTGATTTTGGAGATAGTGAAATAACAAGTTTCTTTTATGtagaaattataattatagCTATGTTTCAATTTGcaatatcttttatattcGGTTTTCTCTATACATATGGAAAAGATAATGAAAAGTATAGGATActtatatgtttatatatagcTTTGAATTTTTGTATGGAATTAATATTAAGATTTAGCCCAGAGAGTACAGTATTCTTGTCCTTTATTCCTATATTATCTCATTATACGCCGTTTGAAAGGATACATGCATTTAGAGTACTAGTACCTTTAATAATGAATGCTATACTTTTGgtagatatatattatattgaaGAAGACACAGAAGTGTATGTCTCTACCTTTTGTGAATATgtttttgaaaataattcaaagtccataaaaaattatgacGACGCTGTTTTATTTTGCGCCCGACTAGTTGACggtattaaaaaaaaaaaatatatatatatgtatatatatatgtatatatatgtgtatatatatatgtatatatttgtgtTTATTTATGTCTGTGTTGCCACTTTTTTGTATGTTCATTATATATGGGGCTGCATATACAAATTGATTTGTTATTATgaaagatatatatatatatatatatatatatatatatataatattttat
This is a stretch of genomic DNA from Plasmodium reichenowi strain SY57 chromosome 14, whole genome shotgun sequence. It encodes these proteins:
- a CDS encoding DnaJ protein, putative, coding for MEEIILHMIIIAPLTKWLIGSNRRWNQGKREYGIYIALLVLFCVGIYELRKPNQNLYEVLNLNAYASKTDIQQSFRKMSRIYHPDKNKEPDSLDRFNKIREAYEVLSNDKKKYTYDRFGDFGDSEITSFFYVEIIIIAMFQFAISFIFGFLYTYGKDNEKYRILICLYIALNFCMELILRFSPESTVFLSFIPILSHYTPFERIHAFRVLVPLIMNAILLVDIYYIEEDTEVYVSTFCEYVFENNSKSIKNYDDAVLFCARLVDGKMNNASNFSWREEKSSLDITNMYELDDDKVFDKQYDKDDIFYSLLYNIIENNKNQIDLKIPKKELCRRFDWSRWYTTAILEKNTEEKNFVESNATKGIIFSSVLYFIGLVSHLVSK